In Bradyrhizobium sp. WBOS07, the genomic window CCGGCCATGCCGACGACCTTCTTGTGCGGCAGGCCGGAAGCCTTCTGCAGCGCCCAGACCATCGCGTCGAGCGGGTTGGTGATGCAGATGACGAAGGCGTCGGGCGCGTACTTCTTGATGCCGGCACCGACCTGCTCCATGACCTTGAGGTTGATGGAGAGCAGGTCGTCGCGGCTCATGCCGGGCTTGCGCGGCACGCCGGCGGTGACGATGCAGACCTTGGCATTGTCGAGCGCCTCGTAGGAATTGGCGCCGGTGTAGTGCGCGTCGAAGCCATCGACCGGCGAGGACTGCGCGATGTCGAGCGCCTTGCCCTGCGGCACGCCCTCGGCGATGTCGAACATCACGACGTCGCCCAGTTCCTTCAGGCCGATGAGGTGAGCCAGCGTTCCGCCGATCTGACCGGAGCCAATCAAAGCAATCTTGTCGCGCGCCATGTGAGCCTGTCCTTTAGACACGTAAGGAGGGGAAAACTGAGACGGGTGGTTATCCCTTTCGCCTCCCCCGTTCAAGTCGCCCAATGCCCAATTGTCGGGCTTGGCGCGGCCGCGGGCACGCAGCCCTGTCATTCCGGGCGCGACGAAAGTCGCGAGCCCGGAATCCATCGCGGCGGAGCGCGCTGAGAAATGGATTCCGGGCTCGCCGCTTCGCGACGCCCCGGAATGACAGCGCTGGCACAAATAGGACTTAAGTCTCTACCAGGCCCTTGGTGGAGCCGCTGGCGGTGGAATCCTTGCGGCCGTGAGCCAGCGCCAGGTAGGATTCCGAGCTCATCTCGATCAGGCGCGAGGCGGTCCGCTTGAATTCCATGGCCTCAGTGCCCTCATGGGCGAGGTACAGCGAAATCGGGTTGGCGTCGGCCGAGGCCATCAGCTTCACCGCATTGTCATAGAGCGTGTCGATCAGCGTGATGAAGCGCTTGGCGGCGTTGCGCTGGGAGAAATCCATCACTGGAATATGGTCGACCAGGATGGTGTGATAATCGTGCGCCAGCCTGAGGTAATCCGATGCGCCGAGCGGCTTCTCGCAGAGGTCGGCGAACGAAAACCGCGCCACGCCGTGAGCGGAGCACGGCACGTGCAGGATGCGGCCCTTGATCGAAATGTCGCGCGAGCGGCATTTGGCGCCGCCCGACATCCGCGACCAGGCGCGATCGAGCGCAGCGTCCGCATCGCGATCGGCCGGCGTCAGCCACATCGGCACGCCCTGCAGCTTCTCCAGCCGGAAGTCGGTGCGCGCATCGAGCCGCGCGACGTCCATGTGGTCGGTGATCTGCTTGATGAAGGGCAGGAACAGCGACCGGTTCAGGCCGCCTTTGTAGAGATCGTCAGGCGCCACGTTGGAGGTCGCGACCACGACGGTACCGAGCTCGAACAATTTGGCGAACAGCCGTCCCAGGATCATGGCATCCGCGATGTCGGTGACGTGGAATTCGTCGAAGCAGAGCAGCCAGCTCTCCTCGAAGATCGCATTCGCGGTCAGTGCGATGACGTCGCCGTCGGCGATCTCGCCGCGCGCGATGCTCTGGCGATAGTCGTAGATGCGCTCATGCACGTCGGCCATGAATTCGTGGAAATGCGCGCGGCGCTTGTGCTCGACATCGGAGTGCTGGAAGAACAGATCCATCAGCATGGTCTTGCCGCGGCCGACCTCGCCATGGATGTAGAGCCCGCGCGGCACATCATCCTTGTCACCGCCGCCGAACAGGCGGCTGAGCAGGCCCTGCTTGCGTTTGGGGCTGTAGGTCGCCAGCCGCAGGTCCAGCGCGGCATAGGCCTCGGCGACCTCCGCCTGCGCAGCATCGGCCTCGATCGCGCCGGAGGCGATCTGGGCCTGATAGGCATCGCTGAAGGGGGAACTGGGGGTCGAGAGCATGGCCCTTTACCGCCAGAGACCGGCGGAAATTGCAAGCCGTCAATTGGTGCGGGGCGCTATGCGTTCCGTGTCCCGGACGCGCTGCGGCACTCCCGGCGATGCGAAGCATCGTCCGGTGTGATGCTGCGCAAAGCCGGGACCCACTGTTTCGTACACCGATCTTGGAGCGATGGGCCCCGGCTCAGCAGTGCCGCTGCGTGGCGCACTGCGTCCGGGGCACGAGAGCGATTGCTACTCGCACAGCTCGTAGGCGTCCTCGACAACGTAAGGGCCGCCGCCGGTCGAGGCGCGCGAGGAGAACAGCACGAACCGCTCGGCCATGAACGCCTTGCTCGGGAAATAGCCGCGCAGCGAGAGATAGTCGGCGACGTCGCGGTCGGTGGCATCGTGCAGCCGGGCCAGCGTCACATGGGGAATGAACTTGCGGCCTTCAGGATTGAGGCCGATCCGCTGCATCATGCGTTCGAGCTCGGCCTGCAATTCCATCAGCGGCTTGCTCGGCGCGATGGTCGCGACGACGGCGCGTGGCTTGCGGCCGCCGAAACTGGTGAGGCCCTGCACCTTGACCTCGAAGGGCTTGCGGTCGACGCGAAACAGCATCGAGGCGATCTCGTTGGCGGAGACGCCGTCGATATCGCCGATGAAGCGCAAGGTGACGTGATAATTTTCGGGATCGATCCAGCGGGCGCCGGGAAGGCCTCCTCTCAAGTTGGAAAGCGCCTGGCCGATCTCGGCCGGAATTTCCAGACCCGTGAACAAACGCGGCATCGTTTCGCACTCCCGATGCTTGGGTACGATCCCCGAGCAGGATCATATCCAAATTAGAGCCGGCGACGAATCACCGGTACCCTGATTCCTATCGCAGTTGTGTGACTCTGCGAAGCATGCCGCGCCTCACCCCGGTAAAACCCTGGGAATTACTGATCGCGCTGCCTGCTTTCAACGCCGTTGCTCAGCGATCGTGCCAACGAATGCCTGCACGGCGGGCATGATGTTGCCGACGATGATGTCGACTCCTTCAGCGGTCGGATGAATGCCGTCGGGCTGGTTGAGCTTGGCGTCGGCCGCAACGCCCTCCAGAAAGAAGGGGTAGAGCGGCACGTCGAATTGTTTCGCCAGATCCGGATAAATCGAATTGAATCGCGCGGCATAATCGGCGCCGTAATTCGGCGGCGCCAGCATGCCGCACAGCATCACCGCGATCTTGCGCGCCTTGAGCCGCTGGACGATGTCGGCGAGCGCGGCGCGCGCCAGATCGGGAGCGATGCCGCGCAGGGCATCGTTGGCGCCGAGCTCGACGATGACCCCGTCGGTTCCCTCGGGGACGGACCAGTCGAGCCGGTCGCGGCCGCCGGAAGTGGTGTCGCCGGACACCCCGGCATTGGTCATGTCCACTGCTATGCCCTTGGCCTGCAAAGCCTTTTTTAGCTTCTGGGGGAATGCGTCCTGAGCCGGCAGGCCGAGGCCGGCGCTCAGGGAATCGCCGAGCACGACGAGCTTGATCGGCTTTGTCGCGTCCGCCCAGGCCGGGTTCGCCATTGTCATGAAGGCGAGCATCAACACGGCTATGTGCATGAACAATCCGTAACGCCTCTCGACCGCGCTATCGGAGTTGCCATATGACCGGACCATGGACACTCGCATCGATCCCTCTTCGCTCGCCGTCACGTCGGCGGACACCATCGCCATCTCCAACGTCAATCTCTCATTGGGCACGGGCGCGGCACGCGTTCACATCCTCAAGAATATCAGCTTGCGGGTCGGCCGTAGCGAGACGGTCGGCCTGATCGGCCCGTCAGGCTCGGGCAAATCCACGCTGCTGATGGTGATGGCGGGGCTGGAGCGTCCTGACAGCGGAGAGGTGGTGGTCTCAGGCACGCCTTTCAATGCCCTCGACGAGGATGCGCTGGCTCGCTTTCGCGGCCGGCAGGTCGGCATCGTCTTCCAGTCCTTTCATCTGATCCCGACCATGACGGCGCTGGAGAACGTCGCGGTGCCGCTCGAGCTTGCCGGCAATCCCGATGCCGCGCGCCGCGCGGCAGAGGAGCTGCAATCGGTCGGGCTCGGCGACCGCCTGCATCATTATCCGACGCAGCTCTCGGGCGGCGAGCAGCAGCGTGTCGCGCTGGCCCGCGCGCTGGCGCCCGATCCCGCCATCCTCGTCGCCGACGAGCCGACCGGCAATCTCGACGAGGCCACCGGACAACAGATCGTCGATCTCCTGTTCAGCAAGCACGCCGAGCGCGGCATGACCCTGGTGCTGGTGACGCACGATTCCTCGCTGGCGCATCGCTGCGATCGGGTGATCCGCCTGCGCTCGGGCCGCATCGACACGCAGACTGCGCCGGCATGAGCACGGCGGCCGAGCCCTTTGCGAAGCCGAACGGCGTCGCGCTGTCGCTGCGTTATGCGCTACGCGAATTGCGCGGCGGCCTGCGCGGCTTCTACGTCTTCATCGCCTGTATCGCGCTCGGCGTGATGGCGATCGCCGGCGTCGGCTCGGTGTCGGCGAGCCTCTCCGACGGCCTTGCCCGCGAGGGCCGCACGCTGCTCGGCGGCGACGTCTCCTTCGTGCTGTTCCAGCGCGAAGCCAGACCCGAGGAGGTTGCCTTCCTGCGCTCGCGCGGCACGGTGTCGACCGCCGCCACCTTGCGCGGCATGGCGCGCGCGGCCGACGGCCAGCTCGCCCTGGTCGAGATGAAGGCGGTCGACGACACCTATCCGATGCTGGGCCAGCTCACGCTGGCGCCACAGCTGGCGATGTCCGACCTGCTCGCGGAGCGCGACGGCACGTTCGGCGCGGCCGCCGATCCGACCCTGCTGGCGCGCCTGTCGCTGAAGATCGGCGGCCGTGTCACGATCGGCTCGGCGACCTTCCAGATCCGCTCGACGGTCGAAGCCGAGCCCGACAAGCTCGCCGGCGGCATCGGCTTCGGCCCGCGCTTCCTGATCAGCCAGGCCGGCCTACGCGCTACCGACCTGATCCAGCCCGGCAGCCTGGTGCGCTGGGTCTACCGGGTGAAGCTGCCTGAAGCCGCCAACAACGAGCGCGCCACCGAAGCCTTCATCGCGGATGCGCGGAGCGCCGCGCCGCAGGCCGGCTGGGAGATCCGCAGCCGCTCCAACGCCTCGCCGCAGCTCGAACGCAACATCAACCGCTTCACCCAGTTCCTGACGCTGGTCGGGCTCGCCGCGCTGCTGGTCGGCGGTGTCGGCGTCGCCAATGCGGTGAAGAGCCATATCGACCGCCGGATCGAGGTGATCGCGGCCCTCAAGGCCGTCGGCGCCACCGGCCGCGACGTGTTCGGCATCTATCTGGCGCAGGTTCTCGTGCTCGCGGGCATCGGCTCGGTGATCGGCCTTGCGCTCGGCGCTGCCATGCCTTTTGCCATCGTCGGCCTGTTCGGCAAGCTGCTGCCGCTGCCGGTGGTGCCAGCCGTGCATGCCGACGAGCTCGCGCTGTCGTTCGTCTACGGCCTCCTGACCGCGCTGGCCTTCGGCCTGTGGCCGCTCGGCCGCGTCCACGACGTGCCGGTGGCCGCCTTGTTCCGCGATACCGTCAGCTCGGAATGGCACCGGCCGCGCGCGGGCTATCTCGTGTTTATGGGCGTGGTGATCGCCCTGCTCATCACCGTGGTGATCGGGCTCTCCTTCGACAAGCGCATCGCCGCGGTGTTCGTGGCCTCCTCGGTCGTCGTGTTCGCGCTGCTGCGCGGCATCGCCGCCCTGCTGATGGCGATCGCGCGGCGGCTGCCGCGGACGCGGCTGCCGATGCTGCGGCTCGCGATCGCCAACATCCACCGGCCGGGCGCGCTGACGCCCTCGGTCGTGCTGTCGCTGGGGCTCGGGCTCGCGGTGCTCGTCACCATCACCCAGATCGACGGCAATCTGCGGCGGCAGTTCCTCGCGGCCCTCCCCGATCAGGCGCCGTCGTTCTTCTTCATCGACATTCCGAGTGGGCAGGCCGCACCGTTCGACGATTATCTCCGCAAGATCGCGCCCGGCGCGAAGGTCGAGGACGTCCCGATGCTGCGCGGGCGCATCGTCGCCGCGCGCGGGCTGCGTGCCGAAGAGCTCAAGCCGTCCGCCGATTCCGAATGGGTGCTGCAGAGCGACCGCGGCCTGACCTATACCGGCGAGCTGCCGAAAGGCTCCAAGGTGGTCGAGGGCGAATGGTGGAGCGCCGATTATTCCGGCCCGACCCTGGTCTCGATGGAGAAGAAGATCGCCGACGGACTGGGCCTCAAGCTCGGCGACGAGATTGTGGTCAACGTGCTCGGCCGCGACATCCCGGCCAGGATCGGCAATCTGCGCACCATCGACTGGCAGGGGCTCGGCATCAACTTCGTCCTGGTGTTCTCGCCGAACGCCTTCAAGGGCGCGCCGCACACCCATATCGCGACGCTGACGGAACCGGGCGGAAATGCCGCAGCCGACGGCAAGATCATCAGGCAGGTGGCCGACGCCTATCCGATGGTGACGAGCGTGCGGGTGCGCGAGGTGATGGAGACCGTCGGCTCGGTGGTGACCAATCTGGCGCTGGCGATTCGCGGCGCCAGCGCGGTGACCCTGATCTCGGCGATCCTGGTGCTGGGCGGGGCGCTTGCCGCCGGTCATCGCCACCGGGTCTACGATGCCGTGATCCTGAAGACGCTGGGCGCGACGCGGCTGCGGCTGCTGGGCGCCTATGCGCTCGAATACCTCCTGATCGGGCTGGCCACCGCCTTGTTCGGGGTGATCGCCGGCAGCGTCGCGGCCTGGATGATCGTGACGCGGCTGATGACGCTCAGCTTCGTCTGGCAGGCCGGCAGCGCGGCTGGGGTCGTGGCGGCCGCGCTCGTGGTCACCGTCGGGCTCGGGCTCGCGGGCACGCTGCTGGCGTTGAACAAAAAGCCCGCCACGGTGTTGCGGAATTTGTGACAAATGGTAGCGGATGCCCTCACCGATGCGGAATCGCACGATTCCCGCGATTAACCACGACTGCTCGTCAGGTTCGCGTCAGGATTGCCGCCAAGGGCGACATTCAGCCGCGCGTGGAAGGTTGCAGCGGATGTGTTAGTTTCCCACATATCGAATGGGTTCGGAGTCCGGATCGTTAGCCAAAATTTAGCCGGCTGGCGTCGGTATCCGAGATAGAATTTGACGAACCGGCGGCATGGCGACCCTCGTGCCGGACCGGACCAACCAACGGGAATTCGACCATGTCGGACCTAGACCGTAACTACGCTTCTCCTTTCGGCAGGGCCGCCGGGCGTGTTGACGCCGCGACGGTCGATGCCGGCCTGCGCGCCTACATGCTGCGCATCTACAACTACATGACCATCGGCCTGGCCATCACCGGCCTTGCCGCGCTCGGCGTCTACATGGCTGCCGTGACCGACGTCGCGACGCCGGACGCGGTGCGCGTCGGCAAGCTGTTCCTGACGCCGTTCGGCTACGCGATGTTCGTCAGCCCCCTGAAGTGGCTGTTCATGCTCGCGCCGCTGGCGATGGTGTTCGTGATCTCGGCGGGCATCAACCGTCTGGCTCCCTCGACCGCCCAGATCCTGTTCTGGGTGTTCTCGGCGCTGATGGGCATCTCGCTGTCGTCGATCTTCCTGGTGTTCACGCACACCTCGATCGTGCGGGTGTTCTTCATCACCGCGGCCACCTTCGGTGCCCTGAGCCTCTATGGCTACACCACCAAGCGTGACCTCACCGGCATGGGCTCGTTCCTGTTCATGGGCCTGATCGGTATCGTTCTCGCCAGCCTGGTGAACCTGTTCCTGGCCAGCTCGATGCTGCAGTTCATCGTGTCGGTGGTCGGCGTGCTGGTGTTCTCGGGCCTCACCGCCTGGGATACCCAGCGGCTGAAGAACGACTACATCTACGGCTATGCCTCGGCCGGCGGTGACATCGCAGAGCGTGCGGCCATCACCGGCGCACTGTCGCTGTACCTGAACTTCATCAACCTGTTCACGCTGCTGCTGCAGCTGCTCGGCCAGCGCGAGTAGGCGACGGACCAGAGCGAACGACACGAACCCCGGCCGCGAGGCCGGGGTTTTTGTTTGGAGGGCGCGGTAGAGCCACATGCACAGTGTCATCGCCCGCGAAGGCGGGCGATCCAGTATTCCAGAGGCAGTCGCGAGTGACCGAGAGGCCGCGGCGTACTAGATTCCCCGCCTTCGCGGGGAATGACGGCGGAGGAGGTTATGCTCGCAATGATGGGGGCGGAGGCGGCGGAGCCCCTTCCAGCGGCCGCGGGAAGACTTTAATCTTCCTCCCATGTCCGCACCCGAAATCAGGCCCACGCAAGAGGCCGACCTTCCCGCCATCACCGCCATCTACCAGCAGGCCGTCCGCGAGGGCACCGCGACGTTCGAGCTGGAGCCGCCCGACCTCGCGGAGATGACGCGCCGCTACCGCACGCTGATCGACGGCGGCTATCCCTATTTCGTCGCCATCCTCGAGGGACGCTTGGCCGGCTACGCCTATGCCGGCGCCTACCGGCCGCGGCCGGCCTATCGCTTCACGGTCGAGAACTCGATCTATCTCGATCCATCGTTCCACCGCCGCGGCATCGGCACGTTGCTGCTCGAGCGGCTGGTTGCCGAATGCGAGGCGCGCGGCTTTCGCCAGATGATCGCGGTGATCGGCGATTCCGCCAATGCCGGCTCGATCGGCCTGCACACCAGGGGCGGCTTCAGGATGATCGGCACGCATCCCAATGTTGGGCTGAAATTCGGCCGCTGGCTGGATACGGTGATGATGCAGCGCGACCTCGGCGAGGGCGCGAGAACGGTGCCCACGAAATAGGCTCAGCTTGTAGCCCGGATGGAGCGCAGCGCAATCCGGGACAGGTCCATCCGCCGACACAGCGGCCCCGGATTGCGCTGCGCTCCATCCGGGCTACGGGACTGCCGTCACACCACCGCCAGCTTCCGATCGATCACCAGCAGCACGCGCTCCAGCTCGTGGCCGCGGCGCAGGATCAGGCCGGTCGCCGAGATCACGCTGTACATGCCCTGCTTGCGCGCCAGGCGCGGATCCTTCTCGATACGATAGATCGGCACTTCCGAGGCGCGGCGATAGACCGAGAAAACGGCGCGGTCCTTCAGGAAGTCGATGGCGTAGTCGCGCCACTCACCGTCGGCGACCATGCGGCCGTAGAGATTAAGGATACGGTTCAGCTCAAGCCGGTTGAACGTCACCCTGCTCTGTTGCGCATTCACGGCGGCGGGGCGC contains:
- the zapE gene encoding cell division protein ZapE, which produces MLSTPSSPFSDAYQAQIASGAIEADAAQAEVAEAYAALDLRLATYSPKRKQGLLSRLFGGGDKDDVPRGLYIHGEVGRGKTMLMDLFFQHSDVEHKRRAHFHEFMADVHERIYDYRQSIARGEIADGDVIALTANAIFEESWLLCFDEFHVTDIADAMILGRLFAKLFELGTVVVATSNVAPDDLYKGGLNRSLFLPFIKQITDHMDVARLDARTDFRLEKLQGVPMWLTPADRDADAALDRAWSRMSGGAKCRSRDISIKGRILHVPCSAHGVARFSFADLCEKPLGASDYLRLAHDYHTILVDHIPVMDFSQRNAAKRFITLIDTLYDNAVKLMASADANPISLYLAHEGTEAMEFKRTASRLIEMSSESYLALAHGRKDSTASGSTKGLVET
- the thpR gene encoding RNA 2',3'-cyclic phosphodiesterase — its product is MPRLFTGLEIPAEIGQALSNLRGGLPGARWIDPENYHVTLRFIGDIDGVSANEIASMLFRVDRKPFEVKVQGLTSFGGRKPRAVVATIAPSKPLMELQAELERMMQRIGLNPEGRKFIPHVTLARLHDATDRDVADYLSLRGYFPSKAFMAERFVLFSSRASTGGGPYVVEDAYELCE
- a CDS encoding arylesterase, with the protein product MHIAVLMLAFMTMANPAWADATKPIKLVVLGDSLSAGLGLPAQDAFPQKLKKALQAKGIAVDMTNAGVSGDTTSGGRDRLDWSVPEGTDGVIVELGANDALRGIAPDLARAALADIVQRLKARKIAVMLCGMLAPPNYGADYAARFNSIYPDLAKQFDVPLYPFFLEGVAADAKLNQPDGIHPTAEGVDIIVGNIMPAVQAFVGTIAEQRR
- a CDS encoding ABC transporter ATP-binding protein yields the protein MDTRIDPSSLAVTSADTIAISNVNLSLGTGAARVHILKNISLRVGRSETVGLIGPSGSGKSTLLMVMAGLERPDSGEVVVSGTPFNALDEDALARFRGRQVGIVFQSFHLIPTMTALENVAVPLELAGNPDAARRAAEELQSVGLGDRLHHYPTQLSGGEQQRVALARALAPDPAILVADEPTGNLDEATGQQIVDLLFSKHAERGMTLVLVTHDSSLAHRCDRVIRLRSGRIDTQTAPA
- a CDS encoding ABC transporter permease; the protein is MSTAAEPFAKPNGVALSLRYALRELRGGLRGFYVFIACIALGVMAIAGVGSVSASLSDGLAREGRTLLGGDVSFVLFQREARPEEVAFLRSRGTVSTAATLRGMARAADGQLALVEMKAVDDTYPMLGQLTLAPQLAMSDLLAERDGTFGAAADPTLLARLSLKIGGRVTIGSATFQIRSTVEAEPDKLAGGIGFGPRFLISQAGLRATDLIQPGSLVRWVYRVKLPEAANNERATEAFIADARSAAPQAGWEIRSRSNASPQLERNINRFTQFLTLVGLAALLVGGVGVANAVKSHIDRRIEVIAALKAVGATGRDVFGIYLAQVLVLAGIGSVIGLALGAAMPFAIVGLFGKLLPLPVVPAVHADELALSFVYGLLTALAFGLWPLGRVHDVPVAALFRDTVSSEWHRPRAGYLVFMGVVIALLITVVIGLSFDKRIAAVFVASSVVVFALLRGIAALLMAIARRLPRTRLPMLRLAIANIHRPGALTPSVVLSLGLGLAVLVTITQIDGNLRRQFLAALPDQAPSFFFIDIPSGQAAPFDDYLRKIAPGAKVEDVPMLRGRIVAARGLRAEELKPSADSEWVLQSDRGLTYTGELPKGSKVVEGEWWSADYSGPTLVSMEKKIADGLGLKLGDEIVVNVLGRDIPARIGNLRTIDWQGLGINFVLVFSPNAFKGAPHTHIATLTEPGGNAAADGKIIRQVADAYPMVTSVRVREVMETVGSVVTNLALAIRGASAVTLISAILVLGGALAAGHRHRVYDAVILKTLGATRLRLLGAYALEYLLIGLATALFGVIAGSVAAWMIVTRLMTLSFVWQAGSAAGVVAAALVVTVGLGLAGTLLALNKKPATVLRNL
- a CDS encoding Bax inhibitor-1/YccA family protein — protein: MSDLDRNYASPFGRAAGRVDAATVDAGLRAYMLRIYNYMTIGLAITGLAALGVYMAAVTDVATPDAVRVGKLFLTPFGYAMFVSPLKWLFMLAPLAMVFVISAGINRLAPSTAQILFWVFSALMGISLSSIFLVFTHTSIVRVFFITAATFGALSLYGYTTKRDLTGMGSFLFMGLIGIVLASLVNLFLASSMLQFIVSVVGVLVFSGLTAWDTQRLKNDYIYGYASAGGDIAERAAITGALSLYLNFINLFTLLLQLLGQRE
- a CDS encoding GNAT family N-acetyltransferase is translated as MSAPEIRPTQEADLPAITAIYQQAVREGTATFELEPPDLAEMTRRYRTLIDGGYPYFVAILEGRLAGYAYAGAYRPRPAYRFTVENSIYLDPSFHRRGIGTLLLERLVAECEARGFRQMIAVIGDSANAGSIGLHTRGGFRMIGTHPNVGLKFGRWLDTVMMQRDLGEGARTVPTK
- a CDS encoding DUF2794 domain-containing protein, producing the protein MSLMSEDADPSEQRAAARPAAVNAQQSRVTFNRLELNRILNLYGRMVADGEWRDYAIDFLKDRAVFSVYRRASEVPIYRIEKDPRLARKQGMYSVISATGLILRRGHELERVLLVIDRKLAVV